In the Candidatus Nitrospira nitrosa genome, one interval contains:
- the dnaB gene encoding replicative DNA helicase — protein MMAGSSVDLSQPKLPPQNLEAEQSVLGAILLDNASMPKAMELLVEDDFYRTAHKKVFQAMLELADTGEVIDHITLTERLKARKELEAVGGAAYLAELVQIVPSSANIRYHCKIVRDKAVARQLISTSTEVLTRGYEGTASIDDLLDFAERSVFSIAQGKLERSFSPISQVIKESLDVIDKLSKRKEHVTGVPTGYYDLDDITAGLQASDLIVVAGRPSMGKTSLALGFATHAAIHANTVVGIFSLEMSKPQIVLRMLSSEARVDSHALRTGKLQKEDWWRLAEAAGRLEQASIYIDDTGGITVQQMRGKARRLKAEKGLDLLIVDYLQLMQGRSDSESRQQEISDISRSLKALAKELNVPVIALSQLSRAVEARKPPIPMLADLRESGAIEQDADVVMFIYREDVYDQNSERKGIADIIISKHRNGPIGKKELFFQDRYAKFESLDLREA, from the coding sequence ATGATGGCTGGCAGTTCAGTTGATCTCTCCCAACCCAAGCTCCCGCCACAAAACTTGGAAGCAGAGCAATCGGTGCTCGGTGCGATCTTGCTCGATAACGCCTCGATGCCGAAGGCGATGGAGCTGCTGGTCGAGGACGACTTCTACCGCACTGCCCACAAGAAAGTCTTTCAAGCGATGCTTGAACTCGCTGATACGGGCGAAGTCATCGATCACATCACGTTGACTGAGCGGCTCAAGGCCCGGAAGGAACTCGAGGCAGTTGGAGGGGCGGCATACCTCGCGGAATTGGTTCAGATTGTCCCCAGCTCGGCCAACATTCGCTATCACTGCAAAATCGTTCGGGACAAGGCCGTCGCCCGTCAGCTGATTAGTACCTCGACAGAGGTACTGACGAGAGGATATGAGGGGACTGCCTCTATCGATGACTTGCTCGATTTTGCGGAGCGGTCGGTGTTCAGCATTGCCCAGGGGAAACTGGAGCGATCATTTAGCCCAATCAGTCAGGTTATTAAAGAAAGTCTGGATGTCATCGATAAGCTGTCGAAACGAAAGGAACATGTGACAGGTGTGCCGACTGGTTATTATGACCTCGATGACATTACTGCTGGGCTTCAAGCGTCGGACTTAATCGTTGTGGCAGGGCGGCCGAGCATGGGAAAAACAAGTCTGGCGTTGGGGTTTGCGACACATGCTGCCATTCATGCCAACACGGTCGTTGGTATCTTTAGTCTCGAAATGTCCAAACCTCAAATCGTCCTGCGCATGCTCAGCTCTGAAGCACGGGTCGATTCACATGCGCTCCGCACGGGCAAACTGCAGAAAGAGGACTGGTGGAGATTGGCAGAGGCAGCTGGTCGGTTGGAACAGGCCTCGATCTATATCGACGACACCGGAGGAATCACCGTCCAGCAGATGCGCGGGAAAGCCCGTCGTCTCAAAGCTGAAAAGGGGCTGGATTTGCTCATCGTCGACTACCTGCAATTGATGCAAGGCCGAAGCGATTCAGAATCTCGCCAACAGGAGATCTCAGATATCTCTCGTTCCTTGAAAGCCTTAGCCAAAGAACTCAATGTTCCGGTAATCGCACTGTCTCAGTTAAGTCGGGCCGTGGAGGCGCGCAAGCCACCAATTCCCATGTTGGCCGATCTTCGGGAAAGTGGAGCGATCGAGCAGGATGCCGATGTGGTCATGTTCATTTACCGTGAAGACGTCTACGATCAGAACTCGGAACGAAAGGGGATTGCTGACATCATTATCAGCAAACATCGAAACGGACCCATTGGGAAAAAAGAGCTGTTTTTTCAGGACCGCTACGCCAAATTTGAAAGCCTCGACCTTCGTGAAGCCTAA
- a CDS encoding tetratricopeptide repeat protein codes for MTYRIKVPPRTLPVGEEQLVSGLEHWLIGLKSYRWSLIVGFVLLLLMGMGLWGLFWYEEQNASKAQELEREATLRLFTRTSNDPQKTATNLNEAIALYKRVLDEYPRTPTAPLVQFSLGNAYLQSNNVDSAIDAYQRFTSTYASNTSLLGLVYQKLGYAYLLKKDLDQAAKAYSSIIDMPGAMNRDYALFEVARLEENRSKPDEALKHYQELMKTYPNSPLTSEAAVRVKVIEAKKNPEPSPAAAAPAAPTPSKPTKP; via the coding sequence ATGACGTACCGAATAAAAGTTCCGCCTCGCACCTTACCGGTTGGTGAAGAACAACTCGTGAGTGGACTTGAGCACTGGCTGATCGGGCTCAAGAGCTATCGATGGTCCTTGATTGTCGGCTTTGTGCTGCTACTCCTGATGGGAATGGGCCTGTGGGGATTGTTCTGGTACGAGGAACAAAACGCCAGTAAGGCGCAAGAACTGGAGCGAGAAGCGACGCTTCGCCTGTTTACACGGACGTCCAATGACCCACAAAAAACGGCCACCAATCTCAATGAGGCGATTGCATTGTATAAGCGAGTACTTGATGAGTATCCACGTACCCCGACCGCCCCGCTTGTACAATTCAGCCTAGGAAATGCGTATCTTCAATCAAACAACGTGGACTCGGCAATCGATGCCTACCAACGATTTACATCCACCTATGCCTCCAACACCTCGCTCCTGGGGCTGGTCTATCAAAAGTTAGGCTATGCCTATCTTCTGAAAAAAGATCTCGACCAGGCAGCCAAAGCGTACTCTTCGATCATCGACATGCCTGGAGCGATGAACCGGGACTATGCGCTGTTTGAAGTCGCTCGGCTTGAAGAAAACCGTTCAAAGCCAGACGAGGCCTTAAAGCATTATCAAGAACTCATGAAGACCTACCCAAACTCCCCGCTTACGAGCGAAGCCGCCGTACGAGTAAAGGTTATTGAGGCCAAGAAAAACCCTGAGCCCTCTCCGGCCGCTGCTGCGCCAGCCGCACCAACCCCCTCCAAGCCTACCAAACCCTAG
- a CDS encoding lytic transglycosylase domain-containing protein, producing MLFLVMMCVKRWRWTAGIAATCVVGSVLLALPCQGLAQDAAATNQSSPSPAGQDTALEGIDAAQENGEDLDPNLVPLEPELTASPPDLSTSDNSVETPLVETAASAGSSGPQETLYNIPVVIDQSVQSHIRFFNTSIRDRFEQWMVRLNRYRPLVENIFAEFNLPSDLVHLSLVESGFNPYAYSRAKATGPWQFMKGTGKLYGLRIDHYVDERRDPIKSTVAAARYLRDLYDIFGTWPLAMAAYNAGEGKVLRALHKAQAESFSEISRTKLIRLETKQYVPRIMAATIIARNPDQYGFAQNPVPPHEFEEVVVTRPLHFRAISNITGISYNDLRLLNPELRRDATPPDEAAYHLKVPVGMSSKVLELLERVPTHKFPPVAMMADREISRPKVSASHLYRVRIGDTLQKISRKFGVPIKTIKARNNISGPGIRAGALLNLAR from the coding sequence ATGTTGTTTCTTGTGATGATGTGTGTGAAGCGATGGCGTTGGACTGCCGGAATTGCGGCCACCTGTGTGGTGGGCTCCGTTCTGCTCGCGCTTCCCTGTCAGGGTTTGGCGCAAGATGCAGCTGCGACAAACCAGTCGTCCCCCTCCCCTGCCGGACAGGACACGGCACTGGAAGGGATCGATGCAGCGCAAGAAAACGGTGAAGATCTGGATCCCAATCTGGTTCCCCTAGAACCCGAGCTGACCGCATCGCCTCCAGATCTTTCCACCAGTGACAATTCTGTTGAGACGCCTTTGGTTGAGACGGCAGCAAGCGCGGGGTCGTCCGGACCGCAGGAGACGCTCTATAATATTCCAGTGGTGATCGACCAATCGGTGCAGAGTCACATCCGGTTTTTCAACACCTCAATTCGGGACCGATTCGAACAGTGGATGGTGCGGCTCAATCGCTACCGTCCGCTGGTCGAGAACATCTTTGCAGAATTCAATCTTCCGAGTGATCTCGTGCATTTGTCCTTGGTTGAAAGTGGGTTCAATCCGTACGCCTATTCAAGGGCCAAAGCGACGGGTCCATGGCAGTTTATGAAAGGGACCGGAAAACTGTATGGATTACGCATCGATCATTATGTGGATGAACGCCGAGATCCTATTAAGTCGACCGTAGCGGCAGCGCGGTATCTCAGGGACTTATATGATATTTTCGGAACCTGGCCGCTAGCAATGGCAGCCTATAATGCCGGAGAAGGAAAGGTGTTACGTGCACTTCACAAGGCCCAAGCTGAATCGTTTTCTGAGATCTCCCGGACCAAGTTGATTCGGTTGGAAACGAAGCAATATGTCCCTCGCATTATGGCGGCCACGATCATTGCTCGGAATCCTGACCAATATGGGTTTGCTCAAAACCCGGTTCCTCCTCATGAGTTTGAGGAAGTCGTCGTGACTCGCCCACTGCACTTTCGGGCCATTTCCAATATCACGGGCATTTCATACAACGATCTTCGACTCCTGAACCCGGAACTTCGTCGGGATGCAACGCCTCCGGACGAGGCGGCGTACCACCTGAAGGTTCCCGTTGGGATGAGCTCAAAAGTACTGGAATTGCTTGAACGAGTTCCTACCCACAAATTCCCTCCCGTAGCCATGATGGCAGATCGAGAGATCTCACGTCCCAAGGTCAGTGCGTCACATTTATATCGCGTTCGAATAGGCGACACACTTCAAAAAATCTCGCGAAAGTTCGGAGTTCCCATCAAGACCATCAAGGCCCGCAATAATATTTCCGGCCCCGGTATTCGAGCTGGTGCACTACTGAATCTTGCCCGATAA
- the hisZ gene encoding ATP phosphoribosyltransferase regulatory subunit, translating into MATAPPVRAVSSEKVPLVRERSLVPIGMATILPEAARHVRHLESELLQGFYGAGYDEIILPTFEYLDVLAPGLDPRLAENSYKIIDRTTGRILLLRPDVTAQIARTVAMGMVGARLPLRLSYRATVFRYEPEHVGRDRELFQVGAELIGADDPSADCEMITLMIESLRQVGLESFKVSLGHVGFFKGLLVCTGLSVEGRKRAEEAAARKDLPLLEEIIFQERVSKRSARRILDALELCGTADVLVKGRTLAKGEKPLLQALDRLASVYGILCASGFKDFLLLDLGEFRGFDYYDGVVFDVFSDGIEVELGGGGRYNHLIGRFGRDLPSTGFGLNVDRLFRSLKLSGSIQPLDSKILVIGPTNLSSDLVSLTQELRRAGLRVLQRFVAASGQDLIRMAAEVGREADASTTVVIGTDRSHKDHVLLLQQGISQRVGNTTSTTKVQRRTVLKQNLVRTLYASPAGAP; encoded by the coding sequence ATGGCTACTGCCCCTCCGGTGCGCGCTGTCTCTTCGGAGAAGGTACCCCTCGTACGCGAACGCTCGCTCGTTCCTATCGGAATGGCGACCATTCTCCCGGAGGCGGCCCGTCACGTTCGTCATCTCGAATCCGAGCTGCTCCAGGGATTCTACGGAGCTGGCTACGACGAAATCATCCTCCCGACCTTTGAATATCTCGACGTACTGGCGCCAGGACTGGATCCAAGGTTAGCGGAAAATTCCTATAAAATCATCGACAGGACAACCGGTCGCATCCTGCTCTTACGGCCTGACGTCACTGCGCAAATTGCGCGAACTGTCGCCATGGGTATGGTCGGCGCTCGTCTCCCTTTACGATTGTCATATCGCGCCACAGTGTTTCGCTATGAACCGGAGCATGTCGGCCGAGACCGGGAGCTCTTTCAAGTTGGCGCTGAACTGATTGGGGCGGATGATCCGTCCGCCGACTGCGAAATGATCACCCTGATGATTGAATCACTTCGTCAGGTGGGGCTAGAGTCGTTCAAGGTATCACTGGGGCATGTCGGGTTTTTCAAAGGCCTCCTGGTGTGCACTGGACTTTCCGTCGAGGGAAGAAAACGGGCAGAAGAGGCCGCCGCCAGGAAGGATTTGCCTCTGCTTGAAGAAATCATCTTCCAAGAGCGCGTGAGCAAGCGTTCTGCGCGTCGGATCCTGGATGCGCTTGAGCTCTGTGGAACAGCCGACGTCTTAGTCAAAGGACGTACCCTCGCCAAAGGTGAGAAACCTCTGCTACAGGCCTTAGATCGATTGGCCAGCGTCTATGGAATACTCTGCGCCTCAGGGTTCAAAGATTTCCTGCTGCTTGATTTGGGTGAGTTTCGAGGGTTTGATTACTATGATGGAGTGGTCTTTGACGTATTCTCGGACGGGATCGAGGTGGAATTAGGTGGGGGAGGGCGATACAACCATCTCATCGGGCGGTTTGGCCGTGATCTCCCATCCACAGGATTCGGACTCAATGTCGATCGCCTCTTCCGAAGTCTCAAGCTTTCTGGATCCATACAGCCTCTTGACTCCAAGATCCTTGTGATAGGCCCTACGAACCTGTCCTCCGATCTGGTTTCCCTCACCCAGGAACTTCGCCGGGCGGGCTTACGAGTATTGCAACGATTCGTTGCGGCCTCTGGCCAAGACTTGATCCGGATGGCTGCGGAAGTTGGTCGTGAGGCAGACGCCTCCACGACAGTCGTAATTGGCACGGATAGATCTCACAAGGATCATGTCTTGCTGTTGCAACAGGGGATATCACAACGAGTCGGAAACACGACCAGTACGACCAAGGTTCAGAGGCGAACGGTGCTGAAGCAGAACCTTGTCCGCACGCTGTATGCCAGCCCTGCAGGGGCACCATGA
- the serA gene encoding phosphoglycerate dehydrogenase — protein MAAAGMKILISDSLSKQGVEALEKAGFTVVVKSKMPKDELFKEIKDADGLIVRSGTKVTEELLAAAEKLKVVGRAGSGLDNVDTPAATRRGIVVMNTPGGNTVTTAEHTMSMICAMSRRIPQATASVKSGKWEKDKFMGVELYNKVLGIIGAGQIGSHLTKMAQGIGMSVVAFDPYLTSERAERMGVTMLDLDELFRRADIISVHTPLTPETKGIINAQAIEKMKPGVLIVNCARGGIINEQDLCEALKTKRVAAAAFDVFEEEPVKPDNALLTLDNFICTPHIGAQTTEAQENVAIGIAEQIVDYFTKGVAKGAVNIPSVAPELLPRLQPFLTLAEKLGSLQTQLVQAGLERVTVEYSGEVASLSIAPLTIAVLKGLLNSIMEHPVNYVNAPIVAKERGIEVKEIKSTDAGDFTSLIRVRVDAGKTSHQVAGTLYHKKEARITEIDQFKVEVVPEGHMLLIHNVDRPGVIGMVGKVLGDRAINILRMQCALEKRGGDALLIIGSDAEFPAEALNEIRASSNILSVKVANLS, from the coding sequence ATGGCCGCAGCAGGAATGAAAATTCTGATCAGCGATAGTTTATCTAAGCAAGGGGTCGAAGCTTTGGAAAAAGCGGGGTTCACCGTGGTGGTGAAGTCCAAAATGCCGAAGGATGAACTGTTCAAAGAAATCAAGGATGCCGATGGATTAATCGTACGATCCGGCACAAAGGTGACCGAAGAACTGCTTGCTGCAGCTGAAAAGCTCAAGGTGGTGGGACGAGCTGGATCCGGCCTCGACAATGTCGACACACCTGCAGCGACCCGTCGTGGCATCGTCGTGATGAATACCCCTGGCGGCAATACCGTGACGACTGCCGAGCATACGATGTCCATGATCTGCGCCATGAGCCGCCGCATTCCCCAAGCCACCGCCTCAGTCAAGTCCGGAAAGTGGGAAAAAGATAAATTCATGGGTGTCGAGCTCTACAACAAAGTGCTCGGCATCATCGGTGCCGGACAAATCGGTAGTCACCTGACCAAGATGGCTCAGGGAATCGGGATGAGCGTCGTCGCATTTGACCCCTACCTGACTTCTGAGCGAGCCGAGCGGATGGGTGTGACCATGTTGGATCTTGATGAACTGTTCCGCCGAGCCGACATCATTTCCGTTCACACACCGCTGACTCCGGAAACCAAAGGTATCATCAATGCCCAAGCCATCGAGAAGATGAAGCCTGGAGTACTCATCGTCAACTGCGCTCGTGGTGGAATTATCAACGAACAGGATTTGTGCGAGGCCTTGAAAACAAAACGAGTGGCGGCTGCCGCCTTCGATGTGTTCGAAGAAGAACCCGTGAAGCCAGACAATGCACTCCTGACATTGGATAATTTTATTTGCACTCCGCATATCGGTGCCCAGACCACGGAGGCGCAAGAAAACGTCGCCATCGGAATCGCCGAACAGATCGTTGACTACTTCACCAAGGGCGTGGCAAAGGGGGCCGTCAATATCCCTTCCGTCGCCCCTGAACTGCTGCCTCGACTCCAACCCTTCCTCACCCTGGCCGAAAAGCTTGGCTCCCTTCAGACTCAGTTGGTACAGGCTGGCCTCGAACGAGTGACGGTGGAGTACAGTGGTGAGGTTGCCAGTCTTTCAATAGCGCCGTTGACCATTGCTGTTCTGAAAGGCCTCCTTAACTCCATCATGGAACATCCCGTTAATTATGTGAACGCGCCCATTGTGGCGAAGGAGCGGGGCATTGAGGTCAAAGAAATTAAGAGTACCGATGCCGGAGATTTCACGAGCCTGATTCGAGTTCGTGTCGATGCAGGGAAAACATCACACCAAGTTGCAGGCACCCTGTATCATAAAAAAGAAGCCAGAATTACCGAGATCGACCAATTCAAAGTTGAAGTCGTCCCTGAAGGGCACATGCTGCTCATTCATAATGTGGACCGTCCTGGTGTTATTGGAATGGTGGGGAAAGTCCTCGGTGATCGGGCGATTAATATTCTTCGAATGCAATGCGCGTTGGAAAAACGTGGAGGCGATGCCCTTCTGATCATCGGGTCCGATGCGGAGTTTCCGGCTGAGGCACTAAACGAGATTCGTGCGAGCTCAAATATTCTCTCCGTTAAAGTCGCGAACCTGTCATAG
- a CDS encoding pyridoxal-phosphate-dependent aminotransferase family protein — translation MLKRYLLAPGPTPVPPEVLLAMARPMIHHRAPEFDPIFAEVREGLKWLFQTQNDVLMLAASGTGGMEGSVSNFLSPGDKALYVNAGKFGERWGKLCKTFGIQSTELKVEWGRAIDPQQVADALKKDPSIKAVYVQASETSTGVSHDVKALGEIVKGYESTILVVDAITALGVFDIKTDAWGLDVVITGSQKALMLPPGMAFVSVSSKAWALADKATNAAFYFNFKKERENQAKNQTLFTPTVSLIIGLQEALKIMRAEGLEQMFARQGRLAQAMREGVKAAGMALFPKESPSDALTAVCAPDGIDGQAIYKNLRVKYGMTAAGGQDHLKGKIFRLSHMGYADTFDVIAALAATEMVLKGLGHSVKLGSGVGKAQEILMAK, via the coding sequence ATGCTGAAGCGCTATCTATTGGCTCCTGGCCCGACACCCGTTCCACCGGAGGTGTTGTTGGCAATGGCTCGTCCCATGATCCATCACCGCGCCCCAGAATTCGACCCGATCTTTGCCGAGGTGCGCGAGGGGCTAAAATGGCTGTTTCAGACACAAAATGACGTCCTGATGCTTGCTGCATCCGGCACCGGTGGGATGGAAGGCTCTGTGTCCAACTTTTTATCGCCCGGTGATAAAGCCTTGTATGTGAACGCCGGAAAATTCGGTGAGCGCTGGGGCAAGCTGTGTAAAACATTCGGCATCCAGTCGACTGAACTCAAGGTCGAGTGGGGCCGTGCAATTGATCCTCAACAAGTCGCCGACGCCCTGAAAAAAGATCCTTCAATCAAGGCTGTCTATGTGCAAGCAAGTGAGACGTCTACCGGCGTATCGCATGACGTCAAGGCGCTGGGTGAAATCGTCAAAGGATACGAGAGCACCATTTTGGTGGTCGACGCGATAACGGCGCTTGGCGTGTTTGATATAAAGACCGACGCCTGGGGACTGGACGTCGTCATCACCGGTTCTCAGAAAGCCTTGATGCTACCTCCAGGCATGGCTTTCGTGAGCGTGAGCTCCAAGGCCTGGGCCTTGGCCGATAAAGCAACGAATGCCGCCTTTTACTTTAACTTCAAGAAGGAACGGGAAAATCAGGCCAAGAATCAAACGTTGTTTACCCCAACCGTCTCACTCATCATTGGGCTTCAGGAAGCCCTCAAGATCATGCGGGCAGAAGGGTTGGAACAGATGTTTGCACGACAGGGACGATTAGCTCAGGCGATGCGGGAAGGTGTGAAAGCCGCCGGCATGGCCCTGTTTCCCAAGGAGTCTCCGAGCGATGCCCTCACAGCCGTGTGTGCGCCAGATGGCATTGATGGCCAGGCCATCTACAAGAATCTTCGTGTGAAGTACGGCATGACCGCAGCAGGTGGGCAAGATCACCTTAAGGGGAAAATCTTCCGCCTCTCGCATATGGGCTATGCCGATACATTCGATGTGATCGCCGCCCTCGCTGCAACTGAGATGGTGTTGAAGGGACTTGGCCATTCCGTGAAACTAGGCAGTGGTGTCGGAAAAGCGCAAGAGATCTTGATGGCAAAGTAA
- a CDS encoding tetratricopeptide repeat protein, giving the protein MMGHQAELSQDIDTALKEYHTALKIDPKSREVQSRLAALYFALGDFPQAVQYAEEVGKGTGQEPQVLTQMAGILASAGKPERALELLDKAIDSAPERGESYFPKGLILLNQKRIAEAEQAVKKGLQYSSDSPIGHYYLGRISIEAGNTEQAVANFDRAITVNPAFEPAYLAQASVFESRHEKDKAIAVLKRYLEQVNPRNRDIRQHLVQLYIATKDYAGGLAELETILQDNPGDLDAQLRMALIYGEKKEFSKAISRLTDILNAKPAELKVRDYLGYLYEESKDFNKAIEVYRYNIYLDPRFSDSHIHLGVLLYRLKQFPEAVTHLDEAVRLVPKQPEPYIVLGLAHVQSDQFEKATQAFEEGIRHNPKNADLHFNLGTAYDKLNRFEDVEHAMETTLSLDPHHADALNYLGYSYADRGIKIEQALSLTKRAVALKPENGYYVDSLGWAFYKSGMLAEALIEIKKAVTLVGDDPVIYEHLGDIYMKQEKSTDAREAWLHSLELDPSNDKLLQRFREHGMTNPAYEERIQQAKRRVAEKTQNQ; this is encoded by the coding sequence ATGATGGGACATCAGGCAGAGCTCTCCCAGGACATAGACACTGCTCTCAAGGAGTATCACACCGCCTTAAAGATCGACCCGAAGTCACGAGAAGTCCAATCGCGCTTGGCAGCCCTCTATTTTGCGTTGGGAGATTTCCCACAGGCCGTTCAGTATGCCGAAGAGGTTGGAAAGGGAACAGGACAAGAACCACAGGTACTCACGCAGATGGCCGGTATCCTCGCCAGTGCTGGAAAACCGGAGCGTGCGCTTGAACTATTGGACAAGGCGATCGATAGTGCACCGGAGAGGGGAGAGTCCTATTTCCCCAAAGGCTTGATCCTGTTAAACCAAAAGCGAATCGCCGAGGCGGAGCAAGCCGTGAAAAAAGGCCTACAGTACAGCTCCGATTCGCCGATCGGTCACTATTATCTTGGGCGGATCTCAATAGAGGCAGGAAACACCGAGCAAGCAGTGGCGAACTTTGACCGCGCTATCACGGTAAATCCCGCTTTTGAACCCGCCTATCTTGCGCAAGCGTCAGTCTTTGAATCACGCCACGAGAAGGATAAAGCCATCGCCGTTCTGAAGCGGTATCTCGAGCAGGTCAATCCACGCAATCGAGACATTCGCCAACATTTGGTCCAGTTATACATCGCGACCAAAGACTATGCTGGAGGCCTCGCGGAACTTGAAACGATATTGCAGGACAATCCCGGAGATCTCGATGCCCAATTACGGATGGCGTTGATCTATGGGGAGAAAAAAGAGTTCTCCAAGGCGATTAGTCGATTGACGGACATATTGAACGCGAAACCGGCAGAGCTGAAGGTAAGAGACTATCTGGGATATTTGTATGAAGAATCGAAGGATTTCAACAAAGCAATAGAAGTCTATCGGTACAATATTTATTTAGACCCAAGGTTCTCGGATAGCCACATACACCTGGGCGTGCTTCTCTATCGGCTTAAACAGTTCCCGGAAGCCGTGACGCATCTCGATGAAGCCGTGCGTCTGGTGCCTAAGCAACCAGAGCCGTACATTGTCCTGGGATTAGCGCATGTGCAGAGTGATCAGTTTGAAAAGGCCACGCAAGCATTTGAAGAAGGGATTCGGCATAACCCTAAAAACGCCGACCTTCATTTTAATCTTGGCACGGCATACGACAAGCTGAATCGATTCGAAGACGTGGAACATGCCATGGAGACGACACTCTCCCTTGATCCCCATCATGCCGATGCACTGAATTATCTCGGGTACAGCTATGCGGACCGCGGGATCAAGATCGAACAGGCTTTGTCCTTGACGAAACGGGCGGTTGCACTGAAACCGGAGAATGGATACTATGTGGATAGCCTCGGATGGGCTTTCTACAAGTCCGGCATGCTCGCAGAGGCCCTCATCGAGATCAAGAAAGCCGTCACCCTCGTAGGTGATGATCCCGTGATCTATGAGCATTTAGGGGATATTTACATGAAGCAGGAGAAGTCGACTGATGCGCGTGAGGCCTGGCTTCACTCACTTGAACTCGACCCTTCCAACGACAAACTGCTCCAACGGTTCCGAGAACACGGCATGACCAACCCTGCCTATGAAGAGCGAATCCAGCAGGCCAAGCGCCGTGTTGCGGAGAAGACACAGAATCAATAA
- the bioF gene encoding 8-amino-7-oxononanoate synthase, with protein MSTDQFRAALQQLTDQSLRRSLSALDSATGPVVNYAGRPVILLSSNDYLGLATHPQVIQAAIEATARYGTGSGASRLVSGTLPPHTSLETALAKFKGTDASLVFGAGYLANVGVIPNLIGRGGLIIADRLCHASLIDGCRLSQADFRVFRHGDCAHLEVLLRRRAGHRRTLIITEGLFSMDGDVAPLTDLVGLAERYEAMLYVDDAHGTGIMGANGRGTIEQFGLEGRIPFHMGTLSKALGSYGAYVVGSNDFVQYLLNLARSFIFTTALPPAMAAAASAAITIVEREPERRAQLWANRQYLFDGLQNQGFCLTPTVSPILPVLIGDAAKASAFADRLLAHGVYASAIRPPTVPDGTSRIRFTVTAVHTTGQLEQALQAMTRAGREVGLL; from the coding sequence TTGTCGACTGATCAATTTCGAGCCGCACTCCAACAGCTTACCGATCAATCATTGAGGCGCTCGTTGTCCGCGTTGGATTCCGCCACTGGACCGGTCGTGAACTATGCCGGACGCCCGGTCATCTTGCTTTCGTCCAACGATTATCTTGGTCTTGCTACCCATCCGCAGGTGATTCAGGCTGCCATCGAAGCGACGGCACGGTATGGAACGGGATCCGGCGCATCGAGGCTGGTGAGTGGTACGCTTCCTCCTCATACCTCCCTTGAGACTGCACTAGCGAAGTTTAAAGGGACAGATGCGTCGCTGGTATTCGGGGCTGGCTATCTCGCCAACGTAGGCGTGATACCAAATCTTATCGGCCGAGGCGGCCTTATCATTGCCGACCGCTTATGCCATGCGAGTCTGATTGATGGTTGTCGATTGAGTCAGGCTGATTTTCGTGTATTTCGGCATGGTGATTGTGCGCATCTTGAAGTACTCCTGCGACGGCGGGCCGGTCATCGTCGTACTCTCATCATCACGGAAGGCCTATTCAGTATGGATGGTGATGTAGCGCCGCTGACCGATCTGGTCGGCCTCGCTGAACGCTACGAGGCGATGTTGTATGTGGATGATGCTCACGGAACCGGCATCATGGGAGCCAATGGTCGTGGCACGATCGAACAGTTCGGTCTGGAGGGGCGAATCCCCTTTCACATGGGAACACTCAGTAAAGCGCTGGGCAGTTATGGGGCGTATGTCGTTGGATCAAACGACTTTGTCCAGTATTTATTGAACCTGGCCCGGTCCTTCATTTTTACCACGGCTCTTCCCCCTGCTATGGCGGCAGCGGCCTCGGCTGCCATTACCATAGTTGAGCGGGAGCCGGAGCGACGAGCTCAGCTTTGGGCGAATCGCCAATACCTGTTCGATGGGCTCCAGAACCAAGGTTTTTGTCTAACGCCAACCGTCAGCCCCATTCTCCCGGTTCTCATCGGTGATGCAGCCAAAGCTTCCGCGTTTGCTGACCGTCTTCTTGCCCACGGGGTGTACGCTTCTGCCATTCGGCCACCCACCGTGCCCGACGGTACAAGCCGGATCCGGTTCACCGTAACTGCTGTGCACACCACGGGCCAGCTTGAGCAAGCCCTCCAGGCCATGACGCGTGCCGGCCGTGAAGTAGGCCTCCTCTAA